In bacterium YEK0313, one genomic interval encodes:
- the malP gene encoding Maltodextrin phosphorylase, whose product MTASRPRSAADPGGDTAVLKQEILRKLTYSIGKTPATAGDHDWLTAAILALRDRIIDTWQQTTIDSYRTGRKRVYYLSLEFLIGRSFANALSNFGLTGAMRGALAELGVDLEAIETIEPDAALGNGGLGRLAACYLESMATIGVPCRGYGIRYDHGLFKQVIAGGQQMEAPEEWLTFRNPWELERPENTYQIGFGGAVVDTTPFGRATWAPSESVFAVAYDTPIVGWRGAGAVTLRLWRARAENPLQLKAFNEGDHLGAHAERNRAEAISSVLYPNDSTPAGQELRLRQEYFFTAASLQDLVRRHIQQFGDVRSLPEKASIQLNDTHPALAVAELMRIVVDDHAVDWSEAWSLVNATISYTNHTLLPEALETWPVSLMERLLPRHMQIIFAINARFLERALAETPTADLARLSLIDEHHGRRVRMAHLAFLGSHTVNGVSELHSSLMRTTVFEPLHRIFPTRIRNVTNGITPRRWLFGANAALAELLAETCGSEIFDDIGVIDRFARCCGDTAVQQRVAAIRLANKERLADYIRRETGIAVNVRAMFDAQIKRVHEYKRQLMNILETIALYDAMRAEPYRDWPPRVKIFAGKAASNYQTAKRVINLINDVAAVVNNDAMTRDRLQVVFIPNYNVSVAELVIPAADLSEQISTAGMEASGTGNMKFALNGALTVGTLDGANVEIRERVGEDNIVIFGMTADEVEAARGRDDTAAVIGQSPYLSDVLEAVSQGAFSPGDPGRYADLVRDLRHNDWFMTLRDFETYRQAQRRVDELWADPGAWWRRSILNTAGCGWFSSDRAIRQYAADIWHMPVET is encoded by the coding sequence ATGACCGCTTCCCGCCCCCGTTCCGCCGCCGATCCAGGTGGCGACACCGCCGTGCTGAAGCAGGAGATCCTGCGCAAGCTGACCTATTCGATCGGCAAGACGCCGGCCACAGCCGGAGATCATGACTGGCTGACCGCCGCCATCCTGGCCTTGCGCGACAGGATCATCGACACCTGGCAGCAGACGACGATCGACAGCTACCGGACCGGCCGAAAACGCGTCTACTACCTCTCGCTGGAATTCCTGATCGGCCGCTCCTTCGCCAACGCGCTGAGCAATTTCGGGCTGACCGGGGCGATGCGCGGCGCGCTTGCCGAGCTCGGCGTCGACCTCGAGGCGATCGAGACGATCGAGCCCGACGCGGCGCTCGGCAATGGCGGCCTCGGCCGCCTGGCAGCCTGCTATCTGGAAAGCATGGCGACGATCGGCGTGCCCTGCCGCGGCTACGGCATCCGGTACGACCACGGCCTGTTCAAGCAGGTCATTGCCGGTGGCCAGCAGATGGAGGCGCCGGAGGAATGGCTGACCTTCCGCAATCCCTGGGAGCTCGAGCGGCCCGAAAACACCTACCAGATCGGCTTTGGCGGCGCCGTCGTCGATACGACACCGTTCGGCCGCGCCACCTGGGCGCCGAGCGAAAGCGTCTTCGCCGTCGCCTATGACACGCCGATCGTCGGCTGGCGCGGCGCCGGCGCCGTCACCTTGCGCCTGTGGCGCGCACGTGCCGAAAATCCCTTGCAGCTCAAAGCCTTCAACGAAGGGGACCATCTCGGTGCGCATGCCGAGCGCAACCGCGCGGAGGCGATCTCCAGCGTGCTCTACCCGAACGACAGCACGCCGGCCGGACAGGAGCTGCGCCTGCGGCAGGAATATTTCTTCACCGCCGCCTCCCTGCAGGACCTGGTACGCCGGCACATCCAGCAGTTCGGCGATGTCAGGTCCTTGCCGGAGAAGGCCTCGATCCAGCTCAACGACACCCACCCGGCTCTCGCCGTCGCCGAGCTCATGCGCATTGTCGTCGACGACCACGCGGTGGACTGGAGCGAGGCCTGGTCGCTCGTCAACGCCACGATCTCCTACACCAATCACACCCTGCTGCCGGAGGCGCTGGAAACCTGGCCGGTGTCGCTGATGGAACGGCTTCTGCCGCGGCACATGCAGATCATCTTCGCCATCAATGCCAGATTTCTCGAGCGCGCCCTCGCCGAAACCCCGACCGCCGACCTCGCCCGCCTTTCCCTGATCGACGAGCATCACGGCCGCCGCGTCCGCATGGCCCATCTCGCCTTTCTGGGATCGCATACGGTCAACGGCGTGTCCGAACTCCATTCCTCGCTCATGCGCACGACGGTGTTCGAGCCGTTGCACAGGATCTTCCCGACACGCATCCGCAACGTCACCAATGGCATCACGCCCCGCCGCTGGCTGTTCGGCGCCAATGCGGCCTTGGCCGAGCTTCTGGCCGAGACCTGCGGCAGCGAGATCTTCGACGATATCGGCGTGATCGACCGGTTCGCGCGGTGCTGCGGCGACACGGCGGTGCAGCAGCGGGTCGCCGCCATACGCCTCGCCAACAAGGAGCGCCTGGCGGACTATATCCGCCGCGAGACCGGCATTGCCGTCAACGTGCGCGCCATGTTCGACGCGCAGATCAAGCGCGTGCACGAATACAAGCGCCAGCTCATGAACATCCTCGAGACCATCGCGCTCTATGACGCGATGCGCGCCGAGCCCTATCGGGACTGGCCGCCGCGGGTGAAGATCTTCGCGGGCAAGGCGGCGTCGAACTACCAGACCGCCAAGCGGGTCATCAATCTGATCAACGACGTCGCCGCGGTGGTCAACAACGATGCGATGACGCGAGACCGGCTGCAGGTCGTGTTCATCCCCAACTACAATGTCAGCGTCGCGGAGCTCGTCATTCCCGCCGCCGACCTGTCCGAGCAGATATCGACCGCCGGCATGGAGGCTTCCGGCACCGGCAACATGAAATTCGCGCTGAACGGCGCGCTGACGGTCGGCACGCTCGACGGGGCGAACGTCGAGATCCGCGAGCGGGTCGGCGAGGACAACATCGTCATTTTCGGCATGACCGCCGACGAGGTCGAGGCCGCGCGCGGGCGGGACGACACCGCAGCGGTCATCGGGCAGTCCCCCTATCTCAGCGACGTGCTCGAAGCGGTTTCGCAAGGCGCCTTCTCGCCGGGCGATCCGGGCCGCTACGCCGATCTCGTCCGCGACCTCCGGCACAATGACTGGTTCATGACGCTGCGCGACTTCGAGACCTATCGCCAGGCGCAGCGCCGGGTCGACGAGCTCTGGGCCGATCCCGGTGCCTGGTGGCGCCGGTCGATCCTGAATACCGCCGGCTGCGGCTGGTTCAGTTCGGACCGCGCCATACGCCAATATGCCGCCGATATCTGGCACATGCCGGTCGAGACATAG
- the glgE2 gene encoding Alpha-1,4-glucan:maltose-1-phosphate maltosyltransferase 2 yields MRFCYASLHGPLAKAGLERAAADLRSLGFDGLALGLRFGGDAAGAAITEIARTLREADLAMMLDICLEQPEGLGRNTIPAAWQVADPTEVPPPDPRRELVSPRLRWHDPAARHDIEAWWSEELATLAQRGVRHFRCRTPHLAPRAAWRAIAATLHTAEPRAMLHAWTPGLTWDQVAHLQGAGFAGGFLSTAWWDGRAAWLADEAELLGRLGPALSLADVPSGEHLAPTTIQHAAAAGAEGRRTAALRALDLAACLGNGLFAPINMLTGGADDAWPDDQASELFASADGALRDKVKTANRRCALVAGLSPPRPAYDGAAVGVFLRTDTLAPGLAAAGVAVAINNGADAAGLPIGRTAFGDLRPAVGQDAEPLPLGPGEVRLIPLAASRPVVVKRPRPAVDRWAQAPRIAIERISGAIDGGRFAAKRIVGQPVDVEADIFSDGHDLIAAELLWRPADERDWRRVAMEPMGNDRWRAVMLPDRVGRHLVAIEAWQDVFGSLQHTLRAKITAEVDIAVELEEARLLVEAALAHAPAPDLARLAERLVEHDPASADMLLSPAIGEAMAARDPRKFLTRSEPQLPFDIERPQAAFASWYELFPRSVTNDPHRHGTLRDVIGRLPAIRAMGFDVLYFPPIHPIGRKNRKGRNNSLTAAPGDVGSPYAIGAAEGGHDAILPALGTLDDFRALVTAAQRQGLEIALDFAIQCAPDHPWLTDHPDWFQRRPDGTIRYAENPPKKYEDIVNVDFYAPAAVPALWLALRDVVRFWIDQGVRMFRVDNPHTKPLPFWEWMIADIRNIRPDIIFLSEAFTRPRMMYRLAKVGFSQSYTYFTWRNTKVEIANYVEELSTAEPKDYFRPHFFVNTPDINPFYLQTSGRPGFLVRAALAATLSGLWGVYSGFELCEAAPLPGREEYRDSEKYELRPRDYAAPGNIVAEIAQLNRLRRRHAALQTHLDVRFYNAFNDAILYYGKGVPSAGALILVLVNLDPHGVQACAFEVPLWEWGLPDHGTVEVEDLWRGERFSWNGKIQHIRLDPQDLPFAIFRIAPSSGGRP; encoded by the coding sequence ATGAGATTTTGCTACGCATCCTTGCACGGCCCGCTCGCCAAGGCGGGATTGGAACGGGCCGCGGCGGACCTGCGATCGCTCGGCTTCGATGGACTGGCCCTCGGCCTTCGCTTCGGCGGCGACGCGGCCGGAGCGGCGATCACCGAGATCGCCCGCACCTTGCGCGAAGCCGACCTCGCCATGATGCTCGACATCTGCCTCGAACAGCCTGAAGGGCTCGGGCGCAACACCATCCCCGCCGCCTGGCAGGTCGCCGATCCGACGGAGGTTCCGCCGCCCGATCCGCGGCGCGAACTGGTCTCGCCCCGCCTGCGCTGGCACGACCCGGCGGCCCGGCACGACATCGAGGCGTGGTGGAGCGAGGAGCTCGCCACGCTCGCGCAGCGCGGCGTGCGTCATTTCCGGTGCCGCACCCCGCATCTTGCGCCGCGCGCCGCCTGGCGCGCCATAGCGGCGACGCTGCACACGGCCGAGCCGCGTGCCATGCTGCACGCCTGGACCCCCGGCCTCACATGGGACCAGGTCGCCCATCTGCAGGGCGCCGGTTTCGCCGGCGGCTTTCTGTCGACGGCCTGGTGGGACGGACGCGCGGCCTGGCTTGCCGACGAGGCGGAACTGCTGGGCCGGCTCGGCCCGGCGCTCTCCCTCGCGGACGTGCCGAGCGGCGAACATCTTGCGCCCACGACGATCCAGCATGCGGCCGCCGCGGGCGCCGAAGGTCGGCGGACGGCAGCACTCCGCGCTCTCGATCTCGCCGCCTGCCTCGGCAATGGCCTGTTCGCGCCGATCAACATGCTGACCGGCGGTGCGGACGATGCCTGGCCGGATGACCAGGCGAGCGAACTGTTTGCGTCGGCCGACGGAGCGCTGCGGGACAAGGTGAAGACCGCCAACCGGCGCTGCGCCCTGGTCGCCGGGCTTTCGCCGCCGCGCCCGGCCTATGACGGCGCCGCCGTCGGCGTCTTCCTGCGCACCGACACGCTGGCGCCCGGCCTCGCCGCCGCGGGCGTCGCGGTCGCCATCAACAATGGCGCGGATGCTGCCGGCCTGCCGATCGGCAGGACGGCGTTTGGCGACCTGCGCCCGGCCGTCGGCCAAGACGCAGAGCCGTTGCCGCTCGGCCCGGGAGAGGTTCGCCTCATCCCGCTCGCCGCGTCGCGGCCGGTCGTCGTGAAGAGGCCCCGGCCGGCCGTCGACCGCTGGGCGCAGGCGCCACGCATCGCCATCGAGCGCATCAGCGGCGCCATCGACGGCGGCCGTTTCGCCGCCAAGCGGATCGTCGGCCAGCCGGTGGACGTCGAGGCCGACATCTTTTCGGACGGCCACGACCTCATCGCGGCGGAGCTGCTGTGGCGGCCGGCGGACGAAAGGGACTGGCGGCGCGTCGCCATGGAGCCCATGGGCAACGACCGGTGGCGCGCCGTCATGCTGCCCGATCGCGTCGGCCGGCATCTCGTCGCGATCGAAGCCTGGCAGGACGTGTTCGGCAGCCTGCAGCACACCCTGCGCGCCAAGATCACCGCCGAGGTCGACATTGCTGTGGAGCTGGAGGAGGCCCGGCTGCTGGTCGAGGCGGCGCTGGCGCACGCGCCCGCCCCCGATCTCGCCCGGCTTGCCGAACGCCTTGTCGAGCATGATCCGGCAAGCGCGGACATGCTCCTGTCGCCCGCCATCGGCGAGGCCATGGCGGCGCGCGATCCGCGCAAATTCCTGACGCGCAGCGAACCGCAGCTGCCCTTCGACATCGAGCGCCCACAGGCCGCTTTCGCCAGCTGGTACGAGCTCTTCCCACGCAGCGTGACCAACGATCCGCATCGCCACGGCACGCTGCGCGACGTGATCGGCCGGCTGCCGGCCATCCGCGCCATGGGCTTCGACGTTCTCTATTTTCCGCCGATCCATCCGATCGGGCGCAAGAACCGCAAGGGACGCAACAACAGCCTCACCGCCGCGCCCGGTGATGTCGGCAGCCCCTATGCGATCGGCGCGGCGGAGGGCGGCCACGACGCCATCCTGCCGGCGCTGGGCACGCTCGACGACTTCCGCGCCCTGGTCACGGCGGCGCAGCGCCAGGGCCTCGAGATCGCTCTCGATTTCGCAATCCAGTGCGCACCGGACCATCCTTGGCTGACCGATCATCCCGACTGGTTCCAGCGGCGCCCGGACGGAACGATCCGCTACGCCGAGAACCCGCCGAAAAAATACGAGGATATCGTCAATGTCGACTTCTATGCGCCGGCGGCCGTTCCCGCCCTCTGGCTGGCGCTGCGCGACGTCGTGCGCTTCTGGATCGACCAGGGCGTGCGCATGTTCCGCGTGGACAATCCGCACACCAAGCCGCTGCCGTTCTGGGAATGGATGATTGCCGATATCCGCAACATCCGGCCCGACATCATTTTCCTCTCGGAAGCCTTCACCCGGCCCAGGATGATGTACCGGCTGGCCAAGGTCGGCTTCTCGCAGTCCTACACATATTTCACCTGGAGAAACACCAAGGTGGAAATTGCGAACTATGTCGAGGAGCTGAGCACGGCGGAGCCGAAGGACTATTTCCGCCCCCATTTCTTCGTCAACACGCCGGACATCAACCCGTTCTACCTGCAGACGTCGGGCCGGCCGGGTTTCCTCGTCCGCGCGGCACTGGCCGCCACCCTGTCGGGCCTGTGGGGCGTCTATTCCGGCTTCGAGCTGTGCGAAGCCGCCCCCCTGCCGGGCCGCGAGGAATATCGCGATTCCGAGAAGTACGAACTGCGTCCGCGCGACTATGCGGCGCCCGGCAACATCGTCGCGGAGATCGCACAGCTCAACCGGCTCCGGCGCCGCCATGCCGCGCTGCAGACGCATCTCGACGTCCGCTTCTACAACGCCTTCAACGACGCGATCCTCTACTACGGCAAGGGCGTTCCCTCCGCCGGCGCGCTGATCCTCGTGCTCGTCAATCTCGACCCCCACGGCGTGCAGGCGTGCGCGTTCGAGGTCCCGCTCTGGGAATGGGGCCTGCCCGACCATGGAACGGTGGAGGTCGAGGACCTCTGGCGCGGCGAGCGCTTCAGCTGGAACGGCAAGATCCAGCATATCCGCCTCGACCCGCAGGACCTGCCTTTCGCGATCTTCCGCATCGCGCCAAGCAGCGGAGGCCGGCCATGA
- the glgX_1 gene encoding Glycogen debranching enzyme: MQAFEIVESRSPLLGANADDEGVSFALFSSVASGVDLCLFDPGGAQEIARLALPTCENEIWSGYVPRLQAGQRYGYRVHGPYDPAAGLRCNPNKLLIDPYARQLTGGIALSQAHFGYDRAAEGDRDLTFSRLDSAGVTPKCIVCGDLDGGPGPGAPAIGWDRTILYELHVDGFSRLHPAGGAAGLAPCEALAAPELVAHVRSLGVTSVELLPVHAFADDYPLMAKGLRNYWGYNSVGFFAPAPRYIGPQGLRSFRDMVRRFHDAGIEVILDVVYNHTAESDELGPTLSFRGIDNAAYYQLQPQDPRRYVNNAGTGNTLRAEHPRVIALVLDSLRYWAQVMEVDGFRFDLAASLARKDGPFDAHAPLLSAIAQDPVLRRLKCIAEPWDARAEGYALGAFPPGWAEWNDRYRDRVRAYWRGDPGSARGLAESLAGSPDTFDRRGRAPWASVNFVTAHDGFTLRDLVSYDRKHNEANGEDNRDGQDDNRSWNCGWEGETDDPAVNALRERQMRNMLATLLLSHGTPMVLAGDEIGRSQGGNNNAYCQDGPINWLDWDALSPRHQELLAFARRLIALRRQHGLFRPPRYGDVVLRWLNAGGGEQEPAHWADASALAFGCLMTVEAGGPESLILFNSYADTVRFQLPPRGGGQAWTLVVDTADPEARAGASETAEAIQVGGRSLMVLT, from the coding sequence ATGCAAGCCTTTGAAATCGTCGAGAGCCGAAGCCCGCTTCTCGGAGCCAATGCAGACGATGAGGGCGTCAGTTTCGCGCTGTTCTCGTCGGTCGCGAGCGGCGTCGACCTGTGCCTGTTCGATCCCGGCGGCGCGCAGGAAATCGCCCGCCTGGCCTTGCCGACATGCGAGAACGAGATCTGGAGCGGCTATGTGCCGCGGCTCCAGGCAGGGCAGCGTTACGGCTATCGCGTGCACGGCCCCTACGATCCCGCCGCGGGCCTTCGCTGCAACCCGAACAAGCTGCTGATCGACCCCTATGCGCGGCAGCTGACGGGCGGGATTGCACTGTCACAAGCGCATTTCGGCTATGACCGCGCGGCGGAAGGCGATCGCGATCTGACCTTCAGCCGGCTCGACAGCGCCGGCGTCACGCCGAAATGCATCGTCTGCGGCGACCTCGACGGCGGGCCCGGGCCCGGCGCGCCGGCGATCGGCTGGGACCGCACCATTCTCTATGAGCTTCATGTCGACGGCTTTTCCAGGCTGCATCCGGCCGGCGGCGCGGCAGGGCTCGCCCCGTGCGAGGCGCTCGCCGCGCCCGAGCTCGTCGCGCATGTCAGGAGCCTCGGCGTCACGTCCGTCGAGCTCCTGCCGGTGCATGCCTTCGCCGACGACTATCCGCTGATGGCAAAGGGCCTGCGCAACTACTGGGGCTACAACAGCGTCGGCTTCTTCGCGCCCGCGCCGCGCTATATCGGGCCTCAAGGCCTGCGGTCGTTCCGCGACATGGTGCGCCGTTTCCACGATGCCGGCATCGAGGTCATTCTCGACGTCGTCTACAACCACACCGCCGAAAGCGACGAGCTCGGCCCGACGCTCAGCTTTCGCGGCATCGACAATGCAGCCTACTATCAGCTTCAGCCGCAGGATCCGCGGCGCTACGTCAACAATGCCGGCACGGGCAACACGCTGCGCGCCGAGCATCCGCGGGTCATCGCCCTCGTCCTCGATTCCCTCCGCTACTGGGCGCAGGTCATGGAGGTCGACGGCTTTCGCTTCGACCTCGCCGCGAGCCTTGCCCGCAAGGACGGGCCGTTCGACGCCCATGCGCCGCTGCTGAGCGCCATCGCGCAGGATCCGGTCCTCAGGCGGCTGAAATGCATCGCCGAACCCTGGGACGCCCGGGCGGAGGGCTATGCTCTCGGCGCGTTTCCGCCCGGTTGGGCTGAATGGAACGACCGCTACCGCGACCGGGTGCGCGCCTATTGGCGCGGCGACCCCGGCTCCGCGCGCGGGCTTGCCGAAAGCCTCGCCGGTTCGCCCGACACGTTCGATCGCCGCGGCCGGGCGCCCTGGGCAAGCGTCAACTTCGTCACCGCCCATGACGGCTTCACCCTGCGTGACCTCGTCTCCTACGATCGCAAGCACAACGAAGCGAACGGCGAGGACAATCGCGACGGCCAGGACGACAACCGGTCGTGGAACTGCGGCTGGGAAGGCGAGACCGACGACCCGGCCGTCAATGCCCTGCGCGAGCGGCAGATGCGCAACATGCTGGCGACGCTCCTGCTGTCGCATGGCACACCGATGGTGCTGGCCGGAGACGAGATCGGCCGGTCGCAGGGTGGCAACAACAATGCCTACTGCCAGGACGGCCCGATCAACTGGCTCGACTGGGACGCGCTGTCGCCACGCCATCAGGAACTGCTCGCCTTTGCGCGCCGGCTGATCGCGCTGCGCCGGCAGCATGGCTTGTTCCGCCCGCCGCGCTACGGCGACGTCGTCCTGCGCTGGCTGAATGCCGGCGGCGGCGAGCAGGAGCCGGCCCACTGGGCGGACGCCTCGGCGCTCGCCTTCGGCTGCCTGATGACGGTGGAGGCGGGCGGACCGGAGAGCCTGATCCTGTTCAATTCCTACGCCGACACGGTGCGCTTCCAGCTGCCGCCGCGCGGCGGCGGCCAGGCCTGGACGCTGGTCGTCGACACGGCCGACCCCGAGGCTCGCGCGGGCGCGTCCGAGACCGCCGAGGCCATCCAGGTCGGCGGCCGCAGCCTGATGGTTCTGACGTGA
- the treS gene encoding Trehalose synthase/amylase TreS: MKGRNHRRHPNFSSDPLWYKDAAIYQLHVKSFFDSNNDGIGDFPGLIEKLDYIAELGVNTIWLLPFYPSPRLDDGYDISAYLAVHPDYGTLADVRRFIAEAHARGLRVITELVINHTSDQHPWFQRARRAKPGSNYRDFYVWSDNDKKYADARIIFVDTERSNWTWDTEARAYYWHRFYSHQPDLNFENPNVFRAILRVMKFWLDMQVDGLRLDAVPYLIEQEGTSCENLPGTHDVLKRLRAALDERYPDRMLLAEANQWPEDTKDYFGDGDECHMAFHFPLMPRMYMALAREDRFPITDIMRQTPDIPANCQWAIFLRNHDELTLEMVTDSERDYLWQAYASDRRARLNLGIRRRLAPLLDRDRRRIELMTSLLFSMPGTPVIYYGDELGIGDNIHLGDRDGVRTPMQWSPDRNGGFSRADPAALVLPPIMDPLYGFDSVNVEAQSRDAHSLLNWVRRTLGVRRQHKAFGRGNLKFFYPTNRKVLAYLRQYEDETILCVANLARTPQAVELDLSELAGRLPIEMTGGSVFPPIGELTYLLTLPPYGFYWFLLATEAQWPSWHTPAPEPMPETETLVLRGSLAEALEGPAGERLREAILPVYLAKRRWYSGKSDKVGRVAFRTIAALPGAARETLLIEITAGPNPENRWFLPMTIAWEDEVHAALPTQLGLVRVRRGRRVGMLTDAFAMPDFAHDLIAGLSAGAHMPVADGEIRFLASPLLAAAAPAPGTEVQWIAAEQSNSSLIVGDTVVLKIIRSLFRGRHPEPEMTRCLTDRAFANTAPLLGEVVHVRGDEEPTTIAIAQGFVRNQGDAWAWTLEQAARAADEYGLGDDSARADDALAASVALAGTIGTRLGAMHVALAAPTEDQAFAPRHAQAADVAACAARVTAGFDRALHRLAEAQLAAADAETARSVAARADATRRTIERLAQGLDGALLCRIHGDFHLGQVLVANGDAYIIDFEGEPQRSLDERRAKASPLRDVAGLLRSLDYAAEMVTQRAETGVAPANAQQRDLLLARFRARASSAFLDSYRAAAASLPLGDQQALLDLFLIEKAAYEIAYEAANRPAWIHVPLRGLAAVLDTVVETEAVDG, translated from the coding sequence ATGAAGGGACGCAACCATCGCCGCCATCCGAACTTCAGCAGCGACCCGCTGTGGTACAAGGACGCGGCCATCTACCAGCTGCACGTCAAGTCGTTCTTCGACAGCAACAATGACGGCATCGGCGACTTTCCCGGCCTCATCGAGAAGCTCGACTACATTGCCGAACTGGGCGTCAACACGATCTGGCTTCTGCCCTTCTACCCCTCGCCGCGCCTCGACGACGGCTACGACATCAGCGCCTACCTGGCAGTCCATCCCGATTACGGGACGCTGGCCGACGTCAGGCGCTTCATCGCGGAAGCGCATGCGCGCGGGCTGCGGGTGATCACCGAGCTGGTGATCAACCACACCTCCGACCAGCATCCCTGGTTCCAGCGGGCGCGCCGCGCCAAGCCCGGCTCCAACTACCGCGATTTCTACGTCTGGTCCGACAACGACAAGAAATATGCCGACGCACGCATCATCTTCGTCGACACCGAGCGGTCGAACTGGACCTGGGATACGGAGGCCCGCGCCTATTATTGGCATCGCTTCTACTCGCACCAGCCCGACCTCAATTTCGAGAACCCGAACGTCTTCCGCGCCATCCTGCGGGTGATGAAGTTCTGGCTCGACATGCAGGTCGACGGCCTCCGGCTCGATGCGGTTCCCTATCTGATCGAGCAGGAGGGAACGAGCTGCGAGAACCTGCCGGGAACGCATGACGTGCTGAAGCGGCTGCGCGCCGCGCTCGACGAGCGCTATCCCGACCGGATGCTGCTGGCCGAGGCCAACCAGTGGCCGGAAGACACCAAGGACTATTTCGGCGACGGCGACGAATGCCACATGGCGTTTCATTTCCCGCTGATGCCGCGCATGTACATGGCGCTGGCGCGCGAGGACCGGTTTCCGATCACCGACATCATGCGCCAGACGCCGGATATTCCGGCCAACTGCCAATGGGCGATCTTCCTGCGCAACCACGACGAGCTGACCCTCGAAATGGTGACCGATTCCGAACGGGACTATCTCTGGCAGGCCTATGCCAGCGACCGGCGCGCGCGGCTCAATCTCGGCATCCGGCGCCGGCTCGCCCCGCTGCTCGACCGCGACCGGCGCCGCATCGAGCTGATGACCAGCCTCCTGTTCTCCATGCCGGGAACGCCGGTCATCTATTACGGCGACGAGCTCGGCATCGGCGACAACATCCATCTCGGCGACCGCGACGGCGTGCGCACGCCCATGCAGTGGTCGCCGGACCGCAATGGCGGCTTCTCGCGCGCCGATCCGGCAGCGCTGGTTCTGCCGCCGATCATGGACCCGCTCTACGGCTTCGATTCGGTCAATGTCGAAGCCCAGAGCCGCGACGCGCATTCCCTGCTCAACTGGGTGCGCCGCACGCTCGGCGTGCGCCGCCAGCACAAGGCTTTCGGCCGCGGCAACCTCAAGTTTTTCTATCCCACGAACCGCAAGGTGCTGGCCTATCTCAGGCAGTACGAGGACGAGACCATCCTGTGCGTCGCCAATCTCGCGCGGACGCCGCAGGCCGTCGAGCTCGACCTGTCGGAGCTGGCCGGCCGGCTGCCGATCGAGATGACCGGCGGCTCCGTCTTCCCGCCGATCGGCGAGCTGACCTACCTGCTCACCTTGCCGCCCTACGGCTTCTACTGGTTCCTGCTGGCCACCGAAGCGCAATGGCCGAGCTGGCACACACCGGCGCCTGAGCCGATGCCGGAGACCGAGACGCTGGTCCTGCGGGGCAGCCTCGCCGAGGCGCTGGAGGGTCCGGCGGGCGAGCGCCTGCGCGAGGCCATCCTGCCGGTCTATCTCGCCAAGCGCCGCTGGTATTCGGGCAAGAGTGACAAGGTCGGCCGCGTCGCGTTCCGCACCATCGCCGCCCTGCCCGGGGCCGCACGCGAGACGCTGCTGATCGAGATCACCGCGGGCCCGAACCCGGAAAACCGCTGGTTCCTGCCCATGACCATCGCCTGGGAGGACGAGGTCCACGCGGCGCTGCCGACCCAGCTCGGCCTCGTGCGCGTGCGGCGCGGCCGCCGCGTCGGCATGCTGACCGATGCCTTCGCCATGCCGGACTTCGCGCACGACCTGATCGCCGGCCTCAGCGCCGGAGCACATATGCCGGTCGCCGACGGCGAGATCCGCTTCCTCGCCAGCCCGCTGCTCGCGGCCGCCGCGCCGGCGCCGGGCACCGAGGTGCAATGGATCGCTGCCGAGCAGTCCAACAGCTCGCTCATCGTCGGCGATACCGTGGTCCTCAAGATCATCCGATCGCTGTTCCGCGGCCGGCATCCCGAGCCGGAGATGACGCGCTGCCTGACCGACCGCGCCTTCGCCAACACTGCGCCGCTGCTCGGCGAGGTCGTGCATGTCCGAGGCGACGAGGAACCGACCACGATCGCGATCGCCCAGGGCTTCGTTCGCAACCAGGGCGATGCCTGGGCGTGGACGCTGGAACAGGCGGCGCGCGCGGCCGACGAATATGGCCTCGGCGACGACTCGGCCCGAGCCGACGACGCATTGGCCGCGAGCGTCGCGCTGGCCGGCACGATCGGTACGCGCCTCGGCGCGATGCATGTTGCGCTGGCAGCGCCCACCGAGGATCAAGCCTTCGCGCCGCGCCATGCCCAGGCGGCCGACGTGGCGGCCTGCGCGGCACGCGTGACCGCTGGCTTCGACCGTGCCCTGCACCGTCTTGCCGAGGCGCAGCTCGCCGCCGCCGACGCCGAGACCGCGCGCTCCGTCGCCGCGCGCGCGGACGCCACGCGCAGAACGATCGAACGATTGGCGCAAGGCCTGGACGGCGCCCTTCTGTGCCGCATTCACGGCGATTTCCACCTCGGCCAGGTGCTGGTCGCCAATGGCGATGCCTACATCATCGATTTCGAAGGCGAGCCGCAGCGCAGTCTCGACGAGCGCCGCGCCAAGGCGAGCCCCCTGCGCGACGTCGCCGGATTGCTGCGCTCGCTGGACTATGCGGCGGAGATGGTGACCCAACGCGCTGAAACCGGTGTCGCACCGGCCAATGCGCAGCAGCGCGACCTTCTGCTGGCGCGGTTCCGCGCCCGGGCCTCCAGCGCCTTTCTCGACAGCTATCGCGCGGCGGCGGCTTCGCTGCCGCTCGGCGACCAGCAGGCGCTGCTCGACCTCTTCCTGATCGAGAAGGCGGCCTACGAGATCGCCTACGAAGCCGCCAACCGGCCGGCCTGGATCCACGTGCCGCTGCGCGGTCTGGCGGCGGTTCTCGACACTGTCGTCGAGACGGAGGCGGTCGATGGCTAG